In the genome of Chloroflexota bacterium, one region contains:
- a CDS encoding aldo/keto reductase — translation MRYRMLGKTGFKVSEIGYGAWGIAGDWWKGSTDEEAVCALNLALDHGVNFIDTALGYGDGHSEHLVSQVVRGRSERVYVATKMPPKNYGFPAKPGTPLKEAFPEEWIIKCTEDSLKNLNLERIDLQQFHVWLDEWADNEEWKEAVTRLKEQGKIAAVGLSLNFPLAPGYGALAIQTGLIDTCMVVYNIYEQVPGEGLFPLALERNIGIITRCPLDEGALTGRITPDTEFPEGDWRASYFRGERKREVYEHAQALQWLVHGDVGSLAEAALRFCLSHKAVSTVVVGMRKLEHILANVRASDKGPLPPADLARLKDHAWPHNFWE, via the coding sequence ATGCGCTACCGCATGCTAGGCAAAACCGGGTTCAAGGTTTCGGAAATCGGCTACGGTGCCTGGGGCATCGCTGGCGACTGGTGGAAGGGTTCCACCGATGAGGAAGCGGTCTGCGCGCTGAATCTTGCCCTTGATCACGGCGTGAACTTCATTGATACAGCCCTGGGCTATGGGGATGGCCACAGCGAGCATCTGGTGAGCCAGGTGGTGCGGGGCCGCTCGGAGCGGGTCTACGTTGCCACCAAGATGCCACCCAAGAATTACGGCTTTCCAGCCAAGCCGGGAACACCCCTGAAGGAGGCCTTTCCCGAAGAATGGATTATTAAGTGCACCGAGGATAGTCTTAAGAACCTGAACCTGGAACGGATTGATCTGCAACAGTTTCATGTCTGGCTGGACGAGTGGGCTGACAACGAAGAGTGGAAGGAGGCCGTCACGAGGCTGAAAGAGCAGGGGAAGATTGCCGCAGTGGGCCTGTCGCTGAACTTCCCGTTGGCGCCTGGCTATGGGGCGCTGGCCATCCAGACAGGGCTGATTGATACGTGCATGGTGGTCTATAACATCTACGAGCAGGTTCCTGGAGAGGGCCTGTTCCCCCTGGCACTGGAGAGAAACATTGGCATCATCACCCGATGCCCGCTGGACGAAGGTGCGCTGACCGGCAGGATCACGCCGGATACGGAGTTTCCCGAAGGCGACTGGAGGGCATCGTACTTTAGAGGCGAGCGCAAGCGGGAGGTGTACGAGCACGCCCAAGCGCTTCAGTGGCTGGTTCACGGCGACGTGGGGTCGCTGGCTGAGGCGGCGCTGCGCTTCTGCCTGAGCCACAAGGCAGTTTCAACGGTCGTGGTCGGCATGCGCAAACTGGAGCACATTCTGGCCAACGTCCGTGCGTCAGACAAGGGGCCGCTGCCGCCTGCGGATCTGGCCCGGCTCAAGGATCACGCCTGGCCGCATAACTTCTGGGAATAG
- a CDS encoding DUF402 domain-containing protein, with amino-acid sequence MTIVSLKYDGRINYSWSGTVCYVGSDLVVVRGLFDRKVRSALLTFEPGSLTLEYYWFDKWYNVISDFGQKGYLQAHYCNIALPARFEEEQITFIDLDIDILVRPDLSYLILDEEEFERHAAQFNYPLEIRQGVQMAIAELLERIGRKESPFQDREISVAEKRLRL; translated from the coding sequence GTGACCATCGTCTCCCTCAAATATGATGGGCGTATTAACTACTCCTGGTCGGGAACGGTGTGCTATGTGGGGAGTGACCTCGTAGTTGTGCGGGGGCTTTTCGACCGGAAAGTACGATCTGCCCTTCTCACCTTCGAACCTGGCTCTCTTACCCTTGAATATTACTGGTTTGATAAGTGGTACAATGTGATCAGCGACTTCGGCCAAAAAGGGTATCTTCAGGCTCACTACTGTAACATCGCCCTTCCGGCGCGGTTTGAAGAGGAGCAGATAACCTTCATCGATCTAGATATTGATATCCTTGTTCGACCGGACTTGTCCTATCTTATTCTGGACGAGGAGGAGTTCGAGCGTCACGCCGCGCAGTTCAATTATCCCCTGGAAATACGCCAGGGTGTCCAGATGGCCATCGCTGAGCTGCTGGAGAGGATAGGTCGTAAAGAGAGTCCTTTCCAGGACAGGGAGATTTCAGTGGCAGAAAAAAGGCTTCGCCTATGA
- a CDS encoding ATP-dependent DNA ligase, which yields MNFACLVHYFGQLEETTSRNKMVGILAALLKEAEAKEMGKIIYLCQGRLVPAYEKLEFGIGESLAAEALAKAANMPKSKVVALYRQKGDYGLVATLTLPSQGRGLTISEVYDRLLGVATTAGGGSVAQKTDLLAALLGDLSGEEGKYLLRIVLGRLRLGIGDPTILDALSQAKIGDKSLRPQLERAYNIRSDLGYVAEAFWGKGETGLTGISVQIGTPVRPALCERATSGEDIIRRLGRCAVEPKYDGFRCQVHKDGQTVKVFSRNLEDFSDMFPEIIQATREQVRPRQIIYEGEAIAYDTATGEFLPFQVTVQRKRKYDVSAMQEKLPLKMVTFDLLYIDGQDYTDKPYLKRRAMLEEVIEADDVLMITEALLTDRAAELDAFFADKVQRGLEGIVAKRLEATYQAGVRNFNWIKLKRSYQGQLADTIDCVIIGYWQGRGMRAQFGIGSLLTAVYDEATDKFYTIAKLGTGLTEEEWLQMKEALDRLAVPEKPPRVKALITPDVWVEPKLVIEIQADEITRSPTHTVGRDEGELGYALRFPRMVRFIREDRRAEDATTLNEILEMYRAQGRRTVSAEQPTEAQEEA from the coding sequence ATGAACTTCGCCTGTCTTGTACACTACTTCGGACAGCTGGAAGAGACCACCAGCCGTAATAAGATGGTGGGCATTTTGGCCGCGTTGCTCAAGGAGGCCGAGGCGAAGGAGATGGGTAAGATCATCTATCTTTGCCAGGGACGCCTCGTTCCCGCCTACGAGAAACTTGAGTTTGGGATCGGTGAAAGCCTGGCCGCCGAGGCGCTAGCTAAAGCAGCCAATATGCCCAAGTCAAAGGTTGTCGCCCTCTACCGCCAGAAGGGGGACTACGGCCTAGTGGCTACATTGACGCTCCCCAGCCAGGGGAGAGGCTTGACTATCAGTGAAGTCTACGATCGCCTGCTGGGCGTGGCGACGACGGCCGGAGGAGGTTCAGTTGCTCAGAAGACAGACCTCCTAGCCGCCCTCTTAGGCGACCTCAGTGGTGAGGAGGGTAAGTACTTACTACGGATCGTCTTGGGACGGCTGCGCCTGGGCATAGGGGACCCCACGATCCTGGATGCCCTTTCACAGGCGAAGATAGGAGATAAGAGTCTGCGCCCTCAGCTGGAGCGGGCCTATAACATCCGCTCTGACCTCGGCTATGTGGCCGAAGCCTTCTGGGGAAAAGGAGAGACCGGGTTGACTGGTATATCAGTCCAGATTGGCACCCCGGTACGACCGGCTCTTTGTGAGCGTGCCACCAGTGGCGAGGATATCATCCGTCGCCTGGGACGCTGTGCTGTCGAACCGAAGTATGATGGTTTCCGCTGCCAGGTACACAAGGATGGCCAAACCGTGAAGGTCTTCTCGCGCAACCTGGAGGACTTTTCGGATATGTTTCCGGAGATCATCCAGGCCACCCGCGAGCAGGTACGGCCGCGCCAGATTATCTATGAGGGGGAGGCCATCGCCTATGACACGGCCACCGGGGAATTCCTTCCCTTCCAGGTCACGGTGCAGCGTAAACGTAAGTACGACGTCTCAGCCATGCAAGAGAAATTGCCTCTGAAGATGGTCACCTTCGACCTGCTTTACATCGATGGACAAGACTACACTGATAAGCCTTATTTGAAACGACGCGCTATGCTTGAGGAAGTTATCGAAGCCGATGATGTGCTCATGATTACCGAGGCTCTCCTCACAGACCGAGCGGCCGAACTGGACGCCTTCTTCGCTGACAAGGTGCAACGGGGGCTGGAGGGTATCGTAGCTAAGCGCCTGGAGGCCACCTATCAAGCCGGAGTGCGCAACTTCAACTGGATCAAACTGAAGCGCAGCTACCAGGGACAGCTGGCCGATACGATCGACTGCGTGATCATCGGCTATTGGCAGGGGCGTGGGATGCGCGCTCAATTCGGCATCGGCTCGCTCCTCACTGCTGTATACGACGAGGCCACTGACAAGTTCTATACCATCGCCAAGCTGGGGACTGGTCTTACCGAAGAGGAATGGCTCCAAATGAAGGAGGCACTAGATCGTCTGGCTGTGCCGGAAAAGCCACCAAGGGTGAAGGCTTTGATCACCCCTGATGTCTGGGTGGAACCGAAACTGGTCATTGAGATTCAGGCTGATGAGATCACCCGGAGCCCGACCCACACCGTCGGCCGAGACGAGGGTGAACTCGGTTATGCCCTCCGCTTCCCCAGGATGGTACGCTTCATTCGGGAGGATAGACGAGCGGAGGATGCGACCACCCTCAACGAGATCCTGGAGATGTACCGGGCCCAAGGGCGGCGCACCGTCAGTGCCGAACAGCCCACCGAAGCACAGGAGGAGGCATGA
- a CDS encoding GntR family transcriptional regulator, whose translation MLDRNSPVPLYYQLSEILLNQITGGSLKPGNTIPTERELIEIYGVSRVTVRTAVEELVKRGYIRREKGRGTFVASPRIQRDVARLISFSEEILARGMKPGSRLLALRREPATDRVARELQVEAGELIWFVERLRLADAEPVALNLSYLRLPQGVTLTESELESEVSLWTLLMRKGITMAEGDKTIEAIVADEWAAKLLGVGRKDPLLLVEGVVYGVDGTPIEFHQIIGRADRYKYYLHVVR comes from the coding sequence ATGCTGGATCGCAACTCGCCGGTACCGCTCTACTATCAACTAAGCGAGATTCTGCTGAATCAGATCACCGGGGGAAGCCTTAAACCAGGGAACACCATCCCCACAGAGCGGGAACTCATTGAGATATATGGTGTCAGCCGCGTGACCGTGCGGACTGCCGTTGAGGAACTAGTGAAAAGAGGGTACATCCGGCGCGAGAAGGGGAGGGGCACATTTGTGGCTTCTCCTAGAATCCAGCGCGATGTAGCACGGTTGATAAGTTTTTCGGAGGAGATCCTCGCGCGCGGCATGAAGCCTGGGTCTCGCCTGCTGGCCCTGCGGCGCGAGCCGGCTACGGATAGGGTGGCGCGCGAACTGCAGGTTGAAGCGGGAGAGTTGATTTGGTTTGTGGAGCGGCTTCGTCTGGCCGATGCTGAGCCCGTCGCGCTTAACCTCTCCTATTTGCGACTTCCACAGGGTGTCACCTTAACAGAATCAGAATTGGAGAGTGAAGTCTCTCTTTGGACCCTTTTGATGCGGAAGGGGATCACCATGGCCGAGGGGGACAAGACCATAGAGGCGATTGTGGCCGATGAGTGGGCGGCCAAACTGTTAGGGGTAGGAAGGAAGGACCCGCTCCTGCTAGTGGAAGGCGTGGTCTATGGCGTGGATGGGACACCGATTGAGTTTCACCAGATCATCGGCCGCGCCGATCGCTATAAATACTACCTCCATGTTGTGCGCTGA
- a CDS encoding peptidase MA family metallohydrolase: MGRAALALGLCLLLIGLLFSSLTPSAVAAGSITVVTNTYQNNFPTRITFNLEARSDTEINQVILFYGLGDDPVITRVYPEFTPGRQVKVEHVWNTQRQYIPPELTVRYYWVIENSGGDRLKTAPLVFVNRDTRFPWQRLHEGQIELLWYKGEQGFAQQLLDAATAAAARLEQEVGVKIEKPIKILIYKDQTDLLGVLEPKAHEWTGGRAFPEQGIIVIAASPSAEGLDYGRRTVAHELSHIVIYQATANPYGDIPNWLDEGLAMYNEGGVEPSYSRTLRKGVEENKLISVKSLSGGFPDAPEQALLAYAESYSLVRFILERYGSEKMARLLHIFREGATYDEALQRALGVDSVGLDAQWRESLGLPATPPTPVPPAAAPSSPLSSLPLMPIILLVLLLGFVLTLVRVMRRSASSRH, from the coding sequence ATGGGCCGCGCTGCTTTGGCGCTGGGTCTGTGCCTATTGTTAATAGGCTTGTTGTTCTCGTCTCTGACCCCCTCGGCGGTGGCTGCGGGAAGCATCACTGTCGTCACCAACACCTACCAGAACAACTTTCCCACACGCATCACCTTTAACCTCGAGGCTCGCAGCGACACGGAGATCAACCAGGTGATCCTTTTCTATGGCCTTGGTGATGATCCCGTCATCACCCGTGTCTACCCAGAGTTCACCCCCGGACGGCAGGTGAAGGTGGAACACGTTTGGAACACGCAGAGACAGTACATACCTCCAGAACTGACCGTCCGCTACTATTGGGTCATCGAGAATAGTGGTGGCGACCGTCTCAAGACTGCTCCTCTCGTCTTCGTCAACCGCGATACCCGTTTCCCATGGCAGAGGTTGCATGAGGGGCAGATTGAGCTCCTTTGGTACAAGGGGGAGCAAGGGTTCGCTCAGCAACTGTTAGATGCGGCTACGGCGGCCGCAGCTCGGCTCGAACAAGAGGTGGGGGTGAAGATAGAGAAGCCAATCAAGATTCTGATCTACAAGGATCAGACAGACCTGCTGGGAGTCTTAGAGCCCAAGGCCCATGAGTGGACTGGGGGGCGGGCCTTTCCTGAGCAGGGCATAATCGTCATCGCTGCCTCCCCCTCGGCGGAGGGCTTGGACTACGGCCGGCGAACGGTGGCGCATGAGCTCAGCCATATCGTCATTTATCAGGCTACGGCCAATCCCTATGGTGACATCCCAAACTGGCTCGATGAGGGCCTGGCGATGTACAATGAGGGTGGGGTGGAGCCATCATATAGCCGGACCTTGAGGAAGGGTGTAGAGGAAAACAAGTTAATCTCGGTTAAGTCTCTCTCCGGCGGTTTCCCGGATGCCCCTGAGCAGGCGCTGCTGGCTTATGCGGAGAGCTACAGCTTGGTCAGGTTCATCCTCGAGCGCTATGGCTCAGAAAAGATGGCCAGGCTACTGCACATCTTTCGGGAGGGAGCGACTTACGACGAGGCCCTCCAGAGGGCGCTTGGAGTGGATAGCGTCGGATTGGATGCCCAATGGCGAGAGTCGCTGGGTCTCCCAGCCACCCCGCCGACCCCCGTTCCCCCTGCGGCGGCGCCGTCATCTCCGCTGAGCTCGCTCCCCCTTATGCCGATCATCCTCCTTGTCCTGCTCCTGGGTTTCGTCCTCACTCTTGTACGGGTAATGCGCCGGTCGGCGTCCTCGCGGCATTGA
- a CDS encoding acetoin utilization protein AcuC has protein sequence MSKMVIIYGDKFLDYQLGGNHPLNPLRLKLACSLMRHLGLLQSPGVSVAEPVVASEKEVLLFHSQRYYDYVVAACGRGWGWLDIGDTPAFKGGVEASLLVVGASLQAASMVWQGGVDHAFNLGGGLHHAYPERASGFCIFNDPAIAIAWLKQRGAKRIVYIDIDAHHGDGVMYGFYADAGLLDIDFHEDGRYLFPGSGDADELGEGEAKGCKVNVPLPPYCGDESFLYAFRELVPPLLKRYQPEIILVQCGADGHAGDPLTHMRLTNNSYREAARIVHQLAHELCGGRLVLFGGGGYNYGSVAVCWTTIASVVAETAVPEQIPQAWRREFEKTLRQSAPSTMAGEPGGEEGLAGVRETVSWFKEQILK, from the coding sequence ATGAGTAAGATGGTTATCATCTATGGGGATAAATTTCTGGATTACCAGCTGGGGGGTAATCATCCTCTCAACCCGCTTCGGCTCAAACTGGCCTGCTCTTTGATGAGGCATCTAGGATTATTGCAGTCGCCGGGCGTGAGCGTCGCTGAGCCGGTTGTGGCCAGCGAGAAAGAGGTTCTTCTTTTTCATAGCCAGAGATACTACGACTACGTTGTCGCTGCCTGCGGACGGGGCTGGGGCTGGTTGGATATTGGAGATACACCAGCCTTCAAGGGTGGGGTTGAGGCCTCACTCCTGGTCGTGGGCGCTTCCCTTCAGGCTGCCTCCATGGTCTGGCAGGGCGGTGTGGATCACGCCTTCAATCTGGGGGGAGGGTTACACCATGCTTATCCAGAGCGAGCCTCCGGCTTCTGTATCTTCAATGACCCGGCCATTGCCATCGCCTGGTTGAAACAGAGGGGGGCTAAACGCATCGTTTATATCGACATCGATGCCCATCACGGCGATGGCGTAATGTACGGCTTCTATGCCGATGCGGGGCTTTTGGATATAGATTTCCATGAGGATGGCCGTTATCTCTTTCCTGGTAGTGGGGATGCGGACGAGCTAGGGGAGGGAGAGGCGAAGGGCTGTAAAGTGAATGTCCCTCTACCACCCTATTGTGGCGATGAGTCCTTCTTGTATGCCTTTCGAGAGCTTGTGCCACCCTTGCTCAAGCGTTACCAACCAGAGATAATCCTGGTGCAGTGCGGCGCCGATGGACATGCTGGTGATCCCCTTACGCATATGCGCTTGACGAACAATAGCTACCGCGAGGCGGCCAGGATCGTCCACCAATTGGCGCACGAGCTCTGCGGGGGCAGGCTCGTACTTTTTGGCGGTGGGGGGTATAATTATGGGAGTGTGGCCGTTTGTTGGACCACGATAGCCAGCGTCGTAGCCGAAACAGCTGTGCCAGAGCAGATACCCCAGGCCTGGCGAAGGGAGTTTGAAAAGACGCTCAGGCAAAGCGCTCCTTCAACCATGGCCGGGGAGCCCGGTGGAGAAGAAGGATTGGCTGGGGTAAGGGAGACCGTTTCCTGGTTCAAGGAACAGATCCTAAAGTAG
- the prfB gene encoding peptide chain release factor 2 (programmed frameshift), protein MEEQLERLLGLQRRLQHIKERLDLAAKEKEVDHLEKESAQPGFWEDQERAQTTMRHLSSLKEQVALWTGLEGQVAELLALLEMAMAENDQAMAEEVSQEMTRVTAELDRQEFRLLLGDMYDDRNAILAIHAGAGGTESQDWAEMLLRMYLRWVGRRGYKGQILESTPGEEAGIKSVTIEVEGPYIYGYLKAERGVHRLVRLSPFDAAHRRHTSFALVEVMPEIEDAGEITIDPDDLRIDVFRASGAGGQNVQKTSTAVRITHLPTGIVVSCQDQRSQLQNREMAMKILRARLAELEQERREQEQARLKGEHVAAGWGNQIRSYILHPYNLVKDHRSGYETGDTASVLDGDLDPFIEAYLKGKLGEEAK, encoded by the exons ATGGAAGAACAACTAGAGCGCTTGCTTGGATTGCAACGACGCCTCCAGCACATAAAGGAGCGTCTT GACTTAGCGGCTAAGGAGAAGGAGGTTGATCACCTGGAGAAGGAGAGCGCCCAACCCGGCTTTTGGGAAGACCAGGAGCGAGCCCAAACAACTATGCGCCACCTTAGTTCTTTGAAGGAACAGGTAGCCTTGTGGACTGGGCTGGAGGGGCAGGTCGCTGAGCTGCTCGCTCTTTTGGAGATGGCTATGGCCGAGAATGACCAGGCGATGGCCGAAGAGGTCAGCCAGGAGATGACCCGCGTGACGGCGGAACTAGACAGACAGGAATTTCGCCTCCTGCTCGGCGATATGTATGATGATCGTAACGCTATCCTGGCCATCCACGCCGGGGCTGGCGGGACAGAATCGCAGGATTGGGCGGAAATGCTGCTGCGCATGTACCTGCGTTGGGTGGGGCGACGCGGCTATAAAGGGCAAATCCTGGAGAGCACGCCGGGTGAGGAAGCGGGCATCAAGAGCGTTACCATCGAGGTCGAAGGACCCTATATCTATGGCTACCTCAAGGCCGAGCGTGGTGTCCATCGCCTGGTGCGACTCTCGCCCTTCGATGCTGCCCATCGCCGCCATACCTCCTTCGCCCTGGTAGAGGTTATGCCGGAGATCGAAGATGCCGGCGAGATCACCATCGATCCGGATGACCTGCGCATCGATGTCTTTCGTGCCTCCGGCGCTGGGGGTCAAAACGTGCAAAAGACCAGCACGGCCGTGCGCATTACCCATTTGCCTACCGGCATCGTCGTCTCGTGCCAGGACCAACGCTCTCAGCTCCAAAACCGGGAGATGGCGATGAAGATCCTGCGCGCCAGGCTGGCTGAACTGGAGCAGGAACGGCGGGAGCAGGAGCAGGCCCGCCTGAAAGGCGAACACGTCGCCGCCGGCTGGGGGAACCAGATCCGTTCCTATATTCTCCATCCCTATAACCTGGTCAAGGACCACCGCAGCGGTTACGAGACCGGCGATACAGCTTCTGTTCTCGATGGCGACCTAGACCCGTTCATTGAGGCTTATCTCAAAGGAAAGTTGGGAGAGGAGGCAAAATAG
- a CDS encoding immune inhibitor A: MKGLKLFVLGIILLLAWPACFEPPSPTTPTAIATTPPTPVIVTAPTLPHPTSTPSPSIPSPSPTATARVTATPAIPTPTAKVTVVPATPTPTVRIPLTPQQTLDTLRQTVPPDRDLYDLAERLKLSGRAVKRVVNTTSPNYQVGHEDTFWVADQEKKIYFQIKATIRYVTPHAYMYVENGREVSLENLKQAAETFENLIYPTMRRYFGSEWTPGIDNDPHITILNARIPGVGGYFSTANEYPKAINPYSNEREMLYMNIESAPPGSPLYNATLAHEFQHVIHWNVHPGQETWINEGMSELAMRLAGFAVGLPAAAFRSQPDTQLNDWADDPSRALPHYGAAYYFLSYFARHYGGYERLNELIAEKGRGIQLFQNYLERHGYKTNFAEAFADWVIANYLDDPRLANGRYGYDDLSIRVAAERQPYPVTGRGAVHQYATDYIELNDVRADLSIVFTGTREVNLVDNAPHSGRFEWWSNRGDVIDTTLTRAFDLTGLGRATLQFWLWYDIEKDFDYAYVEVSTDGGRVWQTLPGRWTTDTNPNGSNFGHGYTGKSGGGDKPQWVKEEIDLTSYVGHKVLLRFEYVTDDAYSGPGLCLDDFSIPELGYFDGAETDDSWQAAGFLRSGNIIPQSWLVQVIDLGREPKVERLSLDEEQRGWLILRNPSGEAKRVVLVIAATAPATTEVAHYEYAVTAAP; encoded by the coding sequence ATGAAAGGTCTTAAACTGTTCGTTCTGGGCATCATTCTCCTTCTGGCCTGGCCAGCCTGTTTTGAGCCACCTTCTCCCACTACGCCCACCGCTATAGCGACGACACCCCCCACGCCCGTAATAGTAACTGCGCCGACACTGCCCCATCCAACAAGCACGCCCAGCCCAAGCATACCCTCGCCCTCACCCACAGCAACAGCCAGAGTGACCGCGACCCCAGCCATACCCACTCCGACCGCAAAAGTGACTGTGGTCCCGGCTACACCCACTCCAACGGTCAGAATACCACTCACCCCGCAACAGACCTTAGATACACTCAGACAGACCGTACCACCAGACCGTGATCTATATGACCTGGCAGAACGCTTGAAATTATCAGGTAGAGCGGTCAAGCGCGTAGTGAATACCACCTCACCTAACTATCAGGTTGGCCATGAGGATACGTTTTGGGTGGCTGATCAAGAGAAAAAGATCTATTTCCAAATCAAGGCCACCATCCGCTATGTTACGCCCCACGCCTATATGTACGTTGAAAACGGTCGGGAGGTCTCTCTGGAGAACCTGAAACAGGCCGCGGAGACATTCGAAAACCTGATTTACCCCACCATGCGGCGTTACTTCGGCAGCGAATGGACCCCAGGTATCGATAACGACCCCCATATCACCATCCTGAACGCCCGCATCCCCGGCGTGGGCGGCTATTTCAGCACAGCCAACGAATACCCAAAGGCAATAAACCCCTACAGCAACGAACGGGAGATGCTCTATATGAACATCGAGAGTGCACCTCCAGGCTCACCACTCTACAACGCCACGCTGGCTCATGAGTTTCAGCATGTGATTCACTGGAACGTGCACCCAGGGCAGGAAACCTGGATCAATGAGGGGATGTCCGAGCTGGCAATGCGCCTGGCCGGTTTCGCTGTCGGCCTGCCCGCAGCGGCCTTTCGCTCGCAACCGGATACCCAGCTGAACGACTGGGCCGACGATCCCTCTCGAGCTCTCCCTCACTACGGGGCCGCCTACTACTTCCTGAGCTACTTCGCTCGACACTACGGAGGCTATGAGAGATTGAATGAGCTCATCGCTGAGAAGGGACGGGGGATACAACTGTTCCAGAACTACCTGGAGAGGCACGGCTATAAGACCAACTTCGCTGAGGCCTTCGCTGATTGGGTGATCGCTAACTACCTGGATGACCCCCGGTTGGCGAATGGCCGTTATGGCTATGATGACCTGTCCATCCGTGTGGCCGCAGAACGGCAACCCTATCCGGTGACGGGCAGAGGCGCTGTCCATCAGTATGCGACCGATTACATCGAATTGAACGATGTCCGCGCTGACCTGTCCATCGTCTTTACCGGGACAAGGGAGGTCAACCTCGTTGATAACGCTCCTCACAGCGGACGATTTGAGTGGTGGAGTAATCGTGGTGACGTGATCGATACGACCTTGACCCGTGCCTTTGATCTCACTGGCTTAGGACGGGCCACGCTTCAATTTTGGCTCTGGTATGACATCGAGAAGGACTTCGACTATGCTTACGTAGAGGTCTCCACCGATGGTGGGCGCGTTTGGCAGACCCTGCCCGGACGATGGACAACGGATACCAACCCCAATGGCAGCAACTTCGGACACGGTTACACCGGCAAAAGTGGCGGTGGCGATAAGCCGCAGTGGGTCAAGGAGGAGATCGACCTAACCTCCTATGTCGGTCACAAGGTGCTACTGCGCTTCGAATACGTCACCGATGATGCCTACAGCGGTCCAGGGCTCTGTCTTGACGACTTCAGCATCCCTGAGTTGGGTTACTTCGATGGTGCCGAAACAGATGATAGCTGGCAAGCGGCCGGGTTCCTTCGCTCTGGCAACATTATTCCCCAGTCGTGGCTCGTTCAGGTGATCGACCTCGGGCGGGAGCCTAAAGTTGAGCGCCTCTCGTTGGATGAGGAGCAAAGAGGGTGGTTGATCCTGAGGAACCCAAGTGGTGAGGCCAAGAGGGTTGTCTTAGTCATCGCTGCCACTGCTCCGGCCACCACAGAGGTAGCCCATTATGAATACGCCGTAACGGCTGCGCCCTGA
- a CDS encoding flavin reductase family protein translates to MKEEIPLTRACRLLNPGPALLVTAAYKGRINVTTICWSTPVSFRPLLVAIALSPASLTHELISKSQEFVLNIAGAEIARQVHHCGSVSGYDVDKFAVTGLKQANPKVVSAPLIEECLGHLECGLIEAMTLGDHTLFVGEVLVAWVEKGTFAEVWLLQEKETKPLHYLGARSYSVLESAFEVEPPEVAP, encoded by the coding sequence ATGAAAGAGGAGATCCCGCTGACCCGGGCATGCCGTCTGTTGAATCCTGGCCCAGCGCTGTTGGTAACCGCAGCCTACAAGGGGCGGATCAACGTGACCACCATCTGCTGGTCAACACCGGTCAGTTTCCGCCCACTACTCGTCGCTATAGCCCTCTCTCCAGCCTCACTGACACATGAGTTGATCTCCAAGAGCCAGGAATTCGTCTTGAACATCGCCGGTGCGGAGATAGCCAGGCAGGTGCATCACTGCGGCAGCGTCTCTGGTTACGACGTGGATAAGTTTGCCGTTACGGGGCTGAAACAGGCCAATCCAAAAGTGGTGAGTGCACCCTTGATAGAGGAATGCCTGGGGCACCTGGAATGTGGGCTTATTGAGGCCATGACCCTGGGCGACCATACCCTCTTCGTGGGCGAGGTGCTGGTGGCCTGGGTGGAGAAGGGGACCTTCGCTGAAGTATGGCTATTGCAGGAGAAGGAGACCAAGCCCTTGCACTACCTGGGGGCGAGGTCATACAGTGTGCTAGAGAGTGCCTTCGAGGTCGAACCGCCCGAGGTTGCCCCTTAA